A window of Actinomadura viridis genomic DNA:
GAGGGCCGTACGCCGGACAGGCGGGCGCCGGGCGTGTACGGCCTTGGCTCATGCTGGCTCGGCTGACTCATGAAGATCACGCTCGCGGATTGTAGGGCCGTGACAACCGGTCATGCGTGGTGAACCGCAATGATTCAGATCTCTATCCACATCTCGCACATCCGATCACGCGGAACGGTACCCTCTCGTGCGATCAGTGGCCGTCGGCTAACGGAGAGCCTTGCAAGTGCGATCAAGGGACCGTCGAATGAAGTCACGCATCAGTCATCGGCGGCGCCGACCAGGGGCCGGACGGTTCAGGACGGTACGTTTCAAGGTCACGGCACTGGTGGCCGTGTCGCTGGTGTCGCTGAGCGTCCTGTGGGCGTTCGCCGCCAGCGTGACCCTCGGTGAGGGACTCAACCTGCGGAACGTGGAAACGGTCCAGGATCATTTCGAGTACCCTTCGGGAGCGCTCGGCAGCTCCCTTCAGGCCGAGCGCCGCCTCACCATGGTCTATCTCGGCAGTAAAGCCCCCACCGACGCCGCGGCGATGGAAGCCGGCCGGCTGGTCACCGACCGCCAGGCCGACCTGTTCCGCCGCCTGGCCGGTGACAAGGGCGCGCTCGACAGCGCCCCCGAACAGACCCGCCAGCTCGCCAAGGAGATCATCAATGGTCTGAACGGGCTGGTCGCCAAGCGCAACGCCATCGACATGGGCCGCACCCAGCGCGGCCAGGCGTTCACCGACTACACCAGCCTCATCGGCGGCATCGGCACCCTGCAGGGCACCCTGTCCACGCTGGGCAACGCCGAGGTCGCCAAGGACGCCCGTAACCAGGTCGCCCTCGCCCGCGCCCGGGAGGCGCTCTCCCAGGAGGACGCGCTCATGGCGGGCGTGCTGGCCACGGGCCGGTTCACGCGCGCCGAGCACAACGAGTTCGTCAAGCTGGTGGGCACGTACCGGTCGCTGTACGACATCGCCTCGCCCGAGCTGCGTCCCGTCGACCGGGCCTTCTTCCGCCGGGTGACCAGCACGCCGCAGTACGGCCGCCTCCGCACGATGGAGGACCGCTACGTCGCCAACCCGCGCATCGGCAGGAAGGACGCGCAGACCGTCCCCGTGCTGTGGAAGACCACCGTCGACTCCAACCTCACCCGCCTGCGCGGGCTGGAGCTCTCCCTGGTGGCCGCCGCGGAGCAGCGCGCCAAGCCCATCTCGGACGCCATCATCATGCGGGTCGTGCTGGCCGGCGTGCTGGGCCTGATCGCGGTCATCCTGTCGGTGGGCCTGGCGATCTGGGCCGCCCGCTCGGTCATCCGCGACCTGAACGGCCTCAAGCGCGAGGCGCTCGACCTGGCCAACAGCCGGCTGCCGGGCGTCATCCAGCGGCTGCGCCGCGGTGACGAGGTCGACGTCGTCGCCGAGGCGCCGCCGCTGTCCTTCGGCACCCGGGAGATCGACCAGGTCGGCCAGGCGTTCAACGCCGCCCGCCGGACCGCGATCCAGGGCGCGGTCGAGGAGGCCGGGCTGCGCCGCGGCATCAGCGAGGTCTTCGTCAACCTGGCCCGCCGCAGCCAGACGCTGCTGCACCGCCAGCTCAACCTGCTGGACTCCATGGAACGCCGGATCACCGAGCCGGACGACCTGGAGGACCTGTTCCGCATCGACCACCTCGCGACCCGCATGCGCCGGCACGCGGAAGGTCTGATCATCCTCTCCGGCCAGGCGCCGGGCCGAGGCTGGCGCAACCCCGTCGCGGTCATCGACGTGGCCCGCGCCGCCGCCTCCGAGGTCGAGGACTACACCCGGGTGACGGTGGCGCCGATGCCCAAGGCCGCGATCTCCGGGGTGGCCGTCGCCGACGTCATCCACCTGCTCGCCGAGCTGATCGAGAACGCGACCTCGTTCTCCCCGCCGCACACCAGCGTCCAGGTGACCGGTCAGGCGGTGGCGCGCGGCTTCACGCTGGAGATCGAGGACCGCGGGCTGAGCATGGACGAGGAGAGCCTGGCGGCGGCCAACGCCCGGCTGGCCGAGCCGCCCGAGTTCGACCTGTCCGACAGCGCCCAGCTCGGCCTGTTCGTGGTCGGCCGGCTGGCCCAGCGGCACCGGATCAAGGTCACCCTGCGGACCTCGCCGTTCGGCGGGATGAGCGCGGTGGTGCTGATCCCCGAGGACATCGTCGTGCACGGCGACGGCGAGGCCTACGACGAGGCGCAGCTGGCGCTCACCCGCCGCAGCGAGGACGCTCTGCTCCCGGTCGGCGTCGTCCGCGGCGGCGGCCAGGGCGGCCGGCCCGCGCTCCCCGCGGGGGCGGGCGGCCCGGTGCTGCGCCTGCACTCCAACGACAACGAACCGGAGATGCCGCAAGGCGCGCGGCATCGCAGAGCACAGGGGGAGCCGCCGCAGCCCATGCCCGAACCACCCGCTCCCACTCCGCCCACCCCACCCACTCCTCCGCCCCCGTCCGCGGTCCCTCCGCCCGGGGCCGAGCCCCCGGCGGCGTCCCGGCCCTACGTCCAGGAACTCCGTCCGGAACGGCGGCAGAACAGCGGCGGTGCCACCGGCCCGCTGCGCCGCCCGCCGGGCGGCGGCTCCCGGGGCGGCGGGGGCGGTGGCCCGCGCGGCGGCCGTCCCGACCTGCCCAAGCGGGTCCGGCAGGCCAACCTGGCCCCGCAGCTGCGCGAGGAGGCGACCGGCGAGAACGGCGTCCAGGCCGAGCCGGCGTCGCCCCCGAGGGCCGAACGCTCGCCCGAGGAACTGCGGTCGATGATGTCCTCCATCCAGCGGGGCACGCGCCGCGGCCGCACCGAGTCGACCGTCGAGTTCGACGAGGGGTCGTGAGCGGTTGATGAACGGCCCCGGAAACGAATGGCTCGACGACGAGGCCGGCCCCCTCGTCCGCTCGTACGCGCTGACGCGGGGCCGGGCCCGGCCCCGCACCCGCGGTGAGGGCTTCGAGATGATCGCCATCATCGCCACGGTGGCGACCCCGTCCGCCGCCACGCCCGAGATCGGCCCCGAGCATCTGGCCATCGTGGACCTGTGCACGCGTCCCCACTCCGTGGCGGAGGTCTCCGCCCGGCTGGGGCTGCCGCTCGTGGTGGTCCGGGTGCTCCTCGGCGATCTGCTCGCCCACCGGCTCATCGCGGTCCGGCGCCCGCAACAGGAGAGCCAGACCGTGACCGAACATCTGCTCAGGGAAGTGCTCCATGGACTCGAGGCGCTCTGACGCCACGCCCCCCTACGGCGGGGGTGCCGGGGGGTCGTCCTCCCAGAACGACGCCGCGATGCCACTCGCGGTCAAGATCCTCGTGGCGGGGGGCTTCGGGGTCGGCAAGACCACCTTCGTCGGCGCGGTGAGCGAGATCAAGCCGCTGCAGACCGAGGAGGTCCTCACCGAGCAGAGCGTCGGGGTGGACGACACCTCCGGCGTGGACCGCAAGACGACCACCACGGTCGCCATGGACTTCGGCCGGATCACCATCCGCGACGGGCTGATCCTCTACCTGTTCGGCACGCCCGGGCAGGACCGCTTCTGGTTCATGTGGGACGAGCTGTCGCACGGCGCGCTGGGTGCGATCATCCTGGCCGACACCCGCCGGCTGGCCGACTGCTTCCCGGCCGTCGACTACTTCGAGAACCGCGGGCTGCCGTTCATCATGGGAGTCAACTGCTTCGACGACGGATACGACTACGCCGGCGACGAGATCCGGGAGGCGCTGGACCTCAGCGACGACACCCCGGTGGTGATGTGCGACGCGCGCAGCCGCGACTCCGCCAAGAGCGTGCTGACGACCCTGGTGAAGTACCTGCTCACGGTGAACGGCGAGGGCCGCCGCTCGCAGCGGGCCAGCCAGTACACCTGACCGGTACACCTGGTCCGGGCGGCTCCGGGCCCCGCCTCCGAGGGCGGGGCCCGGGACGCTCGCGGTCAGCCGTCGAGGGCCCAGTCGTCGGATTCGGCCTCGGAGTCTGCCTCGGCCTCGGGCTCCACTTCGGAGTCGGCTTCGGAGTCGGGCTCGGCCTCGGGCTTGACCTCGGTGTCCTCGGCCGGCGGCGGGGCGGCGCTTCCGGCCAGCCGGCCGTCGATGGCCCTCAGCAGCGCGTGGTCCGGGGGCGACTCCCGGCACAGCGCGTCCCGCAGGTCCCGCAGCTCGTCGTGGGTCATGGCGTGCAGCGGCTTGGAGATCCAGCTGGGAGGCGCGACCGGCGCGTACGGCAAGCCGTTCATCGCGGCCTCGCCGCCGGCCGCGCGGTCTTCCCGGGCTTCCCCGCCTTCCCCGTCACCTTCCGGGCCAGTACGACCAGCCGTTGCCGGTCCGACCCCTTGGGGTGGCAGGTGATCAGGGTGAGGACGCTGCTCCTGGCCTTCCGGCTCCAGTGGAACGGGACCGGCGCGAGGACCCTGGTGTTGGTGCCGGCGATGACGCGCTTGGCGTAGACGCGGTAGACGTACGTCCGCCCACCGCTGCGGAGCGTGATCCGGTCGCCCCGGCGCATCAGGCCGAGGTCGTGGAACGGGGCGAGGTGGGTCGTGCGGTGGCCCAGGATGACCGAGTTGCCGACCTGGCCGGGCGCAGCCGTACGCGGGTAGTGGCCGAGGCCGCGGGCCAGGACGCGCTGGGACACCCCTTCGTGGACCGGGCGGCGCAGGTTCAGCCGCGGGATGGAGATCCGCGCGATCCGTTCACCTTTCCGGGGCCGGGCCGCACCGGACGGTGCCAGGGGGGCGGTGGGCGAGGCCGCCCGCGCGGACGCGGGAGGGAGCGCCGCCGATAGGGGTGCCGTGGCCGGTGCCGGCACCCGGGAGGGAGCCGATCCCGGCGCGGCTCCGGCCGGAGCCTGGAACGGGGCCGCGGCCGTCGCCAAGAGGGTGACGATGACGACTGGTGAACGCATGTGCTCTGGGGTTCCTCTGTCGGCCCTGATGGGCGGCGGGGGCGGCCCGCCTGGCAAGGCGCACCGCCCCCGCCGTCGCCGGAAGGCTTCTCGGGGTGGGCCGGGCGGCCGTGGAACGGTCGGTGCCGGCCGCCCGAGGGTGGCGCGGGCTCCGCCGCGGTGACGCCGCGGAGCCCGCGCCGGGACGGATCAGCGGCCCGTCTGGGTGCCGCGCTCGCCGATCGGGAGCCCCCTGGTCAGGGACGGGCCGCCGGCGGCGTGGTGCGCCATGGGGAAGGCGTCCCCGATGCCGCGCGCGAACCCCTGGGCCCCCGGCAGGCCGGAGGCGGTGGGCAGGCCCTGGTAGCCCGGCAGGGCCGTGGTGCCCGGGACGTCCACGGAGCCGGCCGGGTGCGCGGCCCGGCCCGGGTTCTGGACGACGCCCGGGCGGTCCTCCGGGTAGGCGAGCCGCTTGGTGGACGGCAGGTGCCGCCCGGTCTTGATGCCGCCGATCGAGCCGCCCAGCTCGCCGATCGGCCGCTTGGACGTGACACGGCCGTGACCGTGGCCATGGCCGTGGCCGTGGCCGTGGCCGCGACCGTGGCCGTGGCCCTTCTTGGCGACGCCGCCGGCCTTGCAGTTCGCGTGCTTGCAGGACTCGCCGGGCTTGTGGCTCACCTTGGCGTGGGTCTGGCAGCTCTTCGAGGCGACGCCGTTGATGGTGCCGTCGTTGCCGCAGACGTCGACCGGCGCGTTGACCGGGGCGTCGACCTGGTTGCCTCCGGCGACGCTGCTGTTGCCCGAGGTCTTGTCGGTGCCGGTGACCGGAGTGTTGCTGTTCGCGTTCGGCGAGTTCCGGGTGGTGACCGGCTTGTCATTGGTCGTGACCGGCTTGTTGTTGGTCGTGACCGGAGCGCTGTTGGTCGTGACCGGCTTGTTGTTGGTCGTGACCGGAGCCTTGGCCGGGGTGCCGGCCTGGTTGGTCGTGGCGGTGCCGCCGGCGTTCGGCGGCGTGCTGGGGTCCGGGTTCGGGTTGGTGGGCGGGTTGCTCGGCGAGGTGCTCGGGCGGCAGTTGCCGTTGGCGACGCCGCCCACCGTCACGTTGTTACCGCACACGTTGACCGGCGCGTTGACGGGCACGTCGACCTGGTTGCCGCCGCCGACGCTGCTGTTGCCCGAGGTCTTGTCGTTGCCGGTGCCGTTGCCGTTGCCGTTGCCCGGGTTGGTGACGCTGGCGCCCCCCTTGCAGTTGCCCTTGGCGACGCCGAGGGCCGCGACGTTGTTGCCGCAGACGTTGATCGGCGCGTTGACCGGGACGTCGATCTGGTTGCCGCCCGCGACGCTGCTCTTGCCCGAGGTGGTGTCGTTGCCGTTGCCGGTTCCCCGGTTGGTGACGCTCGCGCCGCCCTGGCACATGGAGTTGGTCGCTCCGAGGACGGCGACGTTGTTGCCGCAGGCGTTGATCGGCGCCGTGATCGGGATGTTGATCTGGTTGCCGCCGAGGACGCTGCTGTTGCCGTTGGTGTTGTCGGCGAGGGCGCTGCCGGAGGCCAGCCCCGCCCCCGTCATGGCGATGCCCGCCGCCACCAGAGCGGCGCGGCTGATGTTCTTCGTCCAGTCCCGCATTTCTGCTCCCATTCGGGTGTAGTGGATTTCTTGGACGGGCAATGGCTGGTAGCGCATTGCCGGGAGAAAAGTCTGGGTGATGTTGTGCGTGCCGCCCGCGCGCCGCGTGCCGCATCCCTTCACGACCATCGGGCCCCGTACCGGTTCTGGTGCGTTGCCGTCGTGTTCCGATGGACCGGAATGTCCGTACGGGCGGCGGGACGAATGCGGCCGGGCGCCGTTCTCAGTCGGGAACGACGATGGGGCCGGCGGGCGAGGATTGGTCCTGGAGCGGCGCCTCCGGGGGTGTCCGCACACTCTCGGCGGCGGCCGGGGCGGTGTACGCGAAGGAGGCAGGAGCGGCGGCCATGGGGCCGGGGCCGTGGCCGTTGCCCGTCTGCGGGAGCGCGCCGTGCGGCTCGTCCTGGCGGGGGGCCAGGAAGGGCCCCGGCGCCGCGGGCGAGCCGGTCCCGGACGCGCAGGCCCGGCATCGGCGGTCCGCCGCGTCCTTGAGGCGGGGGCCGGGCGACATGGCCGCGCGCCCATGACCGAGGTCGTACCGCTGGGCGCTCGGGACGGCCTGCCCGGTGCCGTTCCCGGCACGCAGCGCGGCGGCCCGCTCGGCGGCCTTGCCGGCCTTGCGGGCGGTGTGGCGGTCGGTGGCTCGCGGGGCGAGCCGGAACGGGCCCTCGAACGCGTGTGCTTCTCGCGGGGCGGCCTTCTCGGCGAACGCGGCCTTCCCCACCAGTGCGGCCTTCTCGACCAGCGCCGTCTTCTCCACCAGTGCCGTCTTCTCGACCATCGTGGTCCCGGCCCGCCGCGCGCCGTGCGCCGCGGGCCTCAGCGCCGCGCCGGCGCGCTCGGCGACGTCCGAGGCCAGGCCGGTGACCGGCGAGGGCTCGGCGCGGAGCGGCCGGGCGAGGGGCGTGGCGTGGGGGAGCGCCTGGCGTGCCGTCCCGGTGACCTGCCCGGCCGGTCGCCCAGGACGTCCAAGAGCTTCAGAACGTTCAGGACGCTCCGGTGACCGGGGGAGGGCCTTGGCGAGAGGCCCGTCGAGAGACCTGTCGAGCGGCCTGTTGAGAGACGCGTGGAGGGGCCTGCCAAGGGTGCGGTCGACGGCCTGGCCCAGCGTGCCCGCGACGCGGCCGGCGTGTCCCGCCGTGCGCGTGGACGGCCGCGACGGTGCGGCGGCCGGGGCGTTGGCCGGTGCGGCGGCCGGGGCGGTCGTTCGGGTCCCGCCCGCGTCGCCCTGGGCGCCGGCCGGGACCTCCGCCTTGGACGGCCCGGCCAGCGTGGAGAGGACGACCCACCCCGCGACCGCCAGCCCGGCGACGGCGGCCACCCGGAGCAGTCCTCGAACGCGGGCGCGCGGATGCCGATCCGGAGCCCGATGGGCCCCGTCCTGGATCGGTACCGGCTGCATTCGCGGATCCCCTCGCTTTGGTGACTCTGAGTGACGATAACAGCGCCGTGGGTGAGGTGGCCCCATTGGTCGCCGGATGGCGTGTCCCCGGCGCGTCGTTCGAGAGAAACCCGAGGTGATCATCCGGAAGTGGGCGGCGGGAATGATCCGCCGTGCCGCTCTGAGATCATCCTGGGCCGCTTCCATTGTCGTTACCGAGCGTTATGGAGAAGCGTTTACTTGAACATGCGGGATGTTGGTAAAGCGGAATGACCGGATCCGGGGGTTTCGGAAAAGCTGTCGCCAGCGCGGGGCAACGTCTGTTTAAAGGTCGTTCGTTCCGGTTGATTTCGCTGGGATGGTTGCGGTGCGATCAGTTCCGCACGGAACCACACCCCATGAATGGAGATTTCATGCTCAAGCGACTGGTCATCAGCGGTCTCGTCGGCACCGCCGGTTTCATGGCCTTCGCCGCGTCCCCCGCGCACGCTGATGGGCCGGACATCACCAACAACAACCAGCTGGTGAACGTCCAGACGTGCCGTGGCATCGACGTCGCGGGCATCGGCGCGGCCGTGCACAACCTGCTCGGGATCAACAACGAGTCGGGCGACTGCTACAGCGGCTCCGTCGTCAAGAAGGGCCACCACCGCCACAGCTGAGCTGCGCGGTCGAGGGCCGTGGCACCCGGAGCACCCCGGGGGCCACGGCCCTCTCGCATGTGGCGGCGAGGCGCCCGGGGCCCGTTCAGCCCGCCGGGGCGCTCCCGGCGTACGGCGGCGGGCCCGCGGGCACCTCCGCGGGCCGGGCGGCGCCCGCGGCCCGCGCCGCGATGTGCGCGGAGATCCGGCGCGCGGCGAACCCGGCGCCGTGCACGAGGCGCAGCGCCGGCCCGAAGGTCCCCGCGGCCATGAACCCCGCGAAGTACAGGCCCGGCACG
This region includes:
- a CDS encoding nitrate- and nitrite sensing domain-containing protein is translated as MAVSLVSLSVLWAFAASVTLGEGLNLRNVETVQDHFEYPSGALGSSLQAERRLTMVYLGSKAPTDAAAMEAGRLVTDRQADLFRRLAGDKGALDSAPEQTRQLAKEIINGLNGLVAKRNAIDMGRTQRGQAFTDYTSLIGGIGTLQGTLSTLGNAEVAKDARNQVALARAREALSQEDALMAGVLATGRFTRAEHNEFVKLVGTYRSLYDIASPELRPVDRAFFRRVTSTPQYGRLRTMEDRYVANPRIGRKDAQTVPVLWKTTVDSNLTRLRGLELSLVAAAEQRAKPISDAIIMRVVLAGVLGLIAVILSVGLAIWAARSVIRDLNGLKREALDLANSRLPGVIQRLRRGDEVDVVAEAPPLSFGTREIDQVGQAFNAARRTAIQGAVEEAGLRRGISEVFVNLARRSQTLLHRQLNLLDSMERRITEPDDLEDLFRIDHLATRMRRHAEGLIILSGQAPGRGWRNPVAVIDVARAAASEVEDYTRVTVAPMPKAAISGVAVADVIHLLAELIENATSFSPPHTSVQVTGQAVARGFTLEIEDRGLSMDEESLAAANARLAEPPEFDLSDSAQLGLFVVGRLAQRHRIKVTLRTSPFGGMSAVVLIPEDIVVHGDGEAYDEAQLALTRRSEDALLPVGVVRGGGQGGRPALPAGAGGPVLRLHSNDNEPEMPQGARHRRAQGEPPQPMPEPPAPTPPTPPTPPPPSAVPPPGAEPPAASRPYVQELRPERRQNSGGATGPLRRPPGGGSRGGGGGGPRGGRPDLPKRVRQANLAPQLREEATGENGVQAEPASPPRAERSPEELRSMMSSIQRGTRRGRTESTVEFDEGS
- a CDS encoding DUF742 domain-containing protein gives rise to the protein MNGPGNEWLDDEAGPLVRSYALTRGRARPRTRGEGFEMIAIIATVATPSAATPEIGPEHLAIVDLCTRPHSVAEVSARLGLPLVVVRVLLGDLLAHRLIAVRRPQQESQTVTEHLLREVLHGLEAL
- a CDS encoding GTP-binding protein, translated to MPLAVKILVAGGFGVGKTTFVGAVSEIKPLQTEEVLTEQSVGVDDTSGVDRKTTTTVAMDFGRITIRDGLILYLFGTPGQDRFWFMWDELSHGALGAIILADTRRLADCFPAVDYFENRGLPFIMGVNCFDDGYDYAGDEIREALDLSDDTPVVMCDARSRDSAKSVLTTLVKYLLTVNGEGRRSQRASQYT
- a CDS encoding class E sortase; translation: MRSPVVIVTLLATAAAPFQAPAGAAPGSAPSRVPAPATAPLSAALPPASARAASPTAPLAPSGAARPRKGERIARISIPRLNLRRPVHEGVSQRVLARGLGHYPRTAAPGQVGNSVILGHRTTHLAPFHDLGLMRRGDRITLRSGGRTYVYRVYAKRVIAGTNTRVLAPVPFHWSRKARSSVLTLITCHPKGSDRQRLVVLARKVTGKAGKPGKTARPAARPR
- a CDS encoding chaplin family protein; this translates as MRDWTKNISRAALVAAGIAMTGAGLASGSALADNTNGNSSVLGGNQINIPITAPINACGNNVAVLGATNSMCQGGASVTNRGTGNGNDTTSGKSSVAGGNQIDVPVNAPINVCGNNVAALGVAKGNCKGGASVTNPGNGNGNGTGNDKTSGNSSVGGGNQVDVPVNAPVNVCGNNVTVGGVANGNCRPSTSPSNPPTNPNPDPSTPPNAGGTATTNQAGTPAKAPVTTNNKPVTTNSAPVTTNNKPVTTNDKPVTTRNSPNANSNTPVTGTDKTSGNSSVAGGNQVDAPVNAPVDVCGNDGTINGVASKSCQTHAKVSHKPGESCKHANCKAGGVAKKGHGHGRGHGHGHGHGHGHGRVTSKRPIGELGGSIGGIKTGRHLPSTKRLAYPEDRPGVVQNPGRAAHPAGSVDVPGTTALPGYQGLPTASGLPGAQGFARGIGDAFPMAHHAAGGPSLTRGLPIGERGTQTGR